A region of Larimichthys crocea isolate SSNF chromosome X, L_crocea_2.0, whole genome shotgun sequence DNA encodes the following proteins:
- the LOC109138238 gene encoding CMRF35-like molecule 5 isoform X1 gives MFLSFPLVALSIVEMKPLNIKGRVGENLTIKCHNWNVWTNVEGNTKYFCNSPCTHQKHIIITAASGKTVQEKRIQINNNKESLYVTFIKLQKSDSKKYYCGVHRLNTDPLIEVNLEVTDAESSRHRTTSSSDFISDTSTSSIIYSTSTTTSTSSSTQGSGNVLYLIICVTVMITILMVLLTLIRKMTRKQLKKEEERVDVGEIRPGNGQSLNQPAVISTFYYSADSDGLYANYTELAAESDNNYSKEFPLYPAFSSGVNFKGACAERRVTDPQCDIVYSVIQLPKKQTEHTGQSEPNQSECNENNSLYSLAQLPKTN, from the exons ATGTTTCTTTCGTTTCCACTTGTAGCTCTGAGTATTGTGGAGATGAAGCCTCTCAACATAAAAGGACGTGTTGGGGAAAATTTGACAATCAAATGCCACAACTGGAATGTTTGGACAAATGTAGAGGGAAATACTAAGTACTTTTGTAATAGTCCATgcacacaccaaaaacacatcatcatcacagcagcTTCTGGAAAAACTGTACAAGAGAAGAGAATACagataaataacaacaaagaaagTTTATATGTGACTTTCATCAAGCTCCAAAAGTCAGACTCTAAGAAATATTATTGTGGAGTGCATAGACTCAACACTGATCCTTTGATAGAGGTGAATCTTGAAGTCACAGATG CTGAGTCTTCCAGGCACAGGACAACTTCAAGCTCAGATTTCATTAGTGATACGTCCACATCATCTATCATCTATTCTACATCAACTACAACTTCAACGTCTTCATCAACACAAGGATCTG gaaatgtattatatttgattatatGTGTCACTGTTATGATAACCATACTGATGGTTCTACTGACACTTATAAGGAAGATGACAAGGAAACAACTGA aaaaagaagaagaacgagTG GATGTTGGCGAAATCAGACCTGGAAATGGACAATCTCTGAACCAGCCAGCAGTGATCTCAACGTTCTACTACTCTGCAGACTCAGACGGTCTCTATGCTAATTATACTGAATTAGCAGCTGAGAGTGATAATAACTATTCAAAAGAGTTTCCTTTATATCCAGCTTTCAGCTCTGGGGTCAATTTTAAGGGGGCATGTGCAGAGAGAAGAGTCACAGATCCGCAGTGTGACATTGTGTACTCTGTTATTCAACTACCCAAAAAGCAAACTGAACACACTGGGCAATCTGAACCAAACCAATCtgaatgcaatgaaaacaactcTCTCTATTCCCTGGCTCAGCTACCAAAGACAAACTGA
- the LOC109138238 gene encoding CMRF35-like molecule 5 isoform X2, giving the protein MKPLNIKGRVGENLTIKCHNWNVWTNVEGNTKYFCNSPCTHQKHIIITAASGKTVQEKRIQINNNKESLYVTFIKLQKSDSKKYYCGVHRLNTDPLIEVNLEVTDAESSRHRTTSSSDFISDTSTSSIIYSTSTTTSTSSSTQGSGNVLYLIICVTVMITILMVLLTLIRKMTRKQLKKEEERVDVGEIRPGNGQSLNQPAVISTFYYSADSDGLYANYTELAAESDNNYSKEFPLYPAFSSGVNFKGACAERRVTDPQCDIVYSVIQLPKKQTEHTGQSEPNQSECNENNSLYSLAQLPKTN; this is encoded by the exons ATGAAGCCTCTCAACATAAAAGGACGTGTTGGGGAAAATTTGACAATCAAATGCCACAACTGGAATGTTTGGACAAATGTAGAGGGAAATACTAAGTACTTTTGTAATAGTCCATgcacacaccaaaaacacatcatcatcacagcagcTTCTGGAAAAACTGTACAAGAGAAGAGAATACagataaataacaacaaagaaagTTTATATGTGACTTTCATCAAGCTCCAAAAGTCAGACTCTAAGAAATATTATTGTGGAGTGCATAGACTCAACACTGATCCTTTGATAGAGGTGAATCTTGAAGTCACAGATG CTGAGTCTTCCAGGCACAGGACAACTTCAAGCTCAGATTTCATTAGTGATACGTCCACATCATCTATCATCTATTCTACATCAACTACAACTTCAACGTCTTCATCAACACAAGGATCTG gaaatgtattatatttgattatatGTGTCACTGTTATGATAACCATACTGATGGTTCTACTGACACTTATAAGGAAGATGACAAGGAAACAACTGA aaaaagaagaagaacgagTG GATGTTGGCGAAATCAGACCTGGAAATGGACAATCTCTGAACCAGCCAGCAGTGATCTCAACGTTCTACTACTCTGCAGACTCAGACGGTCTCTATGCTAATTATACTGAATTAGCAGCTGAGAGTGATAATAACTATTCAAAAGAGTTTCCTTTATATCCAGCTTTCAGCTCTGGGGTCAATTTTAAGGGGGCATGTGCAGAGAGAAGAGTCACAGATCCGCAGTGTGACATTGTGTACTCTGTTATTCAACTACCCAAAAAGCAAACTGAACACACTGGGCAATCTGAACCAAACCAATCtgaatgcaatgaaaacaactcTCTCTATTCCCTGGCTCAGCTACCAAAGACAAACTGA